A single region of the Colletotrichum destructivum chromosome 12, complete sequence genome encodes:
- a CDS encoding Putative patatin-like phospholipase domain, Acyl transferase/acyl hydrolase/lysophospholipase, whose amino-acid sequence MSDVLLFVARDIPSARRLLQSWASECSDLPPSHRPAVSVLVEKIGDVDEPVDLTRVVFDDQPSCCFSSIKVYRAGPSTGKIPNDVFSEVRCVRKRRQAERTLWDWHTLFRVSRGILQQLASAPEPAQRTNLAVSYVSAFDMSRLPQPLKKVSPWLKDVWGEWIQQVVSVDDLRRTRLPIVANALSMDTVVSYDAFCEEKVFGELYHDALSAALIHQQFIPVTDAIAIVTSMVKAMLGELRLATPKGRREMRVRFLSQHRAGLAVTKSSRLCLVCFVQPAEVFLPCECALCEICYRGYGNGELAGTVIMFDRCVLCSTVFASGCAVRLKPPTAGCRVLALDGGGVKGIVQLRVLHEIQNLTGLPIQIFFDLAIGTSVGRLPLFHTRKRSTFRTDVSLGGINALSIGVLGSSLDTCEKDFVELARKIFPKASTRLGRWCQKLSQCVRLVCKDGIYSPSEPILRSITGEARLRGPRKSLYDRKPFEQMKVAVTSIESRTSTSKLFTTYTDHNAPTNLVRVVAGITSAAPVYFPPISLGSPKVAYYDGLEIPLLHARDEALRLSPRKVPDYILSVGNGIMRTTPNTLMNSLSRFAHFSLESLWGHRQYEKLGGSVGEAFNEFRIDPVLDMEAVALDDADAIGKLVQQLNRQFVVNSELRQRIKQLSLVMVASLFYFSFKRCRG is encoded by the exons ATGAGCgatgttcttctttttgtcGCCAGAGACATTCCGTCTGCGCGTCGTCTGCTTCAGTCGTGGGCCTCAGAGTGCAGTGACCTACCCCCAAGCCATCGCCCAGCGGTAAGTGTCCTAGTCGAGAAGATCGGGGATGTCGACGAGCCGGTGGACCTGACCCGTGTGGTTTTCGACGATCAGCCTTCCTGCTGTTTTAGCAGCATAAAAGTGTACCGGGCTGGACCATCTACTGGGAAGATTCCCAATGATGTCTTCTCCGAGGTCCGATGCgtgagaaagagaaggcAGGCGGAACGGACGCTTTGGGATTGGCATACACTCTTTCGCGTGTCTCGCGGAATTCTGCAGCAATTGGCAAGTGCGCCAGAGCCGGCACAGAGGACTAATCTGGCCGTGAGCTATGTGTCAGCGTTCGACATGAGCCGGTTGCCCCAGCCTCTGAAGAAGGTGAGCCCTTGGCTGAAAGATGTCTGGGGTGAGTGGATCCAGCAGGTTGTGTCGGTGGACGATCTACGACGAACGAGATTGCCCATTGTCGCCAATGCCCTTTCAATGGATACAGTGGTATCGTACGATG CGTTTTGTGAAGAGAAAGTCTTTGGAGAATTGTATCACGACGCTCTGTCTGCAGCGCTCATTCACCAACAATTCATACCGGTGACTGATGCAATTGCAATTGTAACCTCTATGGTGAAGGCAATGTTGGGCGAACTGCGCCTGGCGACCCCAAAAGGCCGGCGAGAAATGCGGGTGAGATTTCTAAGCCAGCACCGCGCCGGTCTCGCGGTGACCAAGTCCTCCCGCCTATGTCTTGTGTGCTTTGTGCAGCCTGCCGAGGTATTCCTCCCATGTGAATGCGCATTGTGTGAGATTTGCTACCGCGGATACGGCAACGGTGAGTTGGCCGGAACCGTGATCATGTTCGATAGATGTGTTTTATGCTCAACAGTGTTCGCCTCTGGGTGCGCCGTACGTCTGAAGCCGCCCACGGCGGGATGCCGCGTCCTGgccctcgatggcggcggagTTAAGGGCATCGTTCAGCTGCGTGTTCTACATGAGATACAAAACTTGACCGGACTACCTATACAAATCTTTTTTGACTTGGCCATCGGGACCAGCGTCGGTAGGCTGCCTTTATTCCACACGAGAAAGAGAAGTACGTTCAGAACTGATGTGTCTCTAGGAGGCATCAATGCGTTATCGATTGGTGTCCTAGGATCATCGCTAGACACTTGTGAGAAGGATTTCGTGGAGCTGGCTCGCAAGATATTTCCCAAAGCCTCGACAAGACTTGGTCGCTGGTGCCAGAAACTGTCGCAGTGTGTTCGACTTGTGTGTAAAGATGGCATTTATAGTCCCAGCGAGCCGATTTTAAGGTCGATCACAGGAGAGGCAAGACTCAGAGGACCACGAAAGTCGCTCTACGATCGGAAACCCTTCGAGCAGATGAAGGTAGCCGTAACGTCAATCGAGTCGAGAACGAGTACGTCGAAGCTATTTACCACGTACACAGACCATAACGCTCCAACCAACCTAGTCCGAGTGGT GGCTGGGATAACCTCGGCCGCTCCTGT ATATTTCCCCCCCATATCCCTGGGGTCTCCGAAGGTAGCGTATTATGACGGGCTGGAGATCCCGCTGTTACATGCGCGAGACGAAGCGCTGCGCCTATCTCCCCGTAAGGTGCCTGATTATATCCTTTCGGTAGGTAACGGCATCATGAGGACGACCCCGAATACTTTAATGAACTCTCTATCGCGGTTTGCACACTTCAGCCTCGAGTCTTTGTGGGGGCACCGTCAGTATGAAAAGCTTGGTGGGTCGGTGGGCGAGGCGTTCAATGAGTTCCGGATCGACCCTGTTCTTGACATGGAGGCGGTGGCGCTAGACGACGCGGATGCCATAGGCAAGCTGGTCCAACAGCTGAACCGGCAATTCGTTGTCAATTCAGAGCTTCGCCAGCGCATAAAACAGTTATCGCTAGTAATGGTTGCTTCCTTGTTCTATTTCAGTTTCAAACGATGCCGTGGATAA
- a CDS encoding Putative serine/threonine-protein kinase, active, producing MIVRTSNPQEELLGSGSFGTVFRLQGLPIARKYIRLPQSGGGLPPEGIREIACLRRLRNYSPSDRRNCIDVLHIEISKTNIMLDLELMTGGTLGELLSETRLGPELVLSYSVQILRGLQFLHDVGITHRDLKPNNILLSSPNGLKIADFGLSHVISGCEPRTPLVCTLYYRPPELLRANVFLNKVRGLTYTSAIDNWSAGCILREMIVGLGPVFRPARTIYSSTTSSIEQLDAIIKKFYLSSGFINEKLATSFCNSTLKLPEITISPPLMNQILEVTQLLLIPNPEFRCAAGTALKTLEQLDST from the exons ATGATTGTAAGAACGTCAAACCCGCAAGAAGAGTTGCTTGGATCAGGATCCTTTGGTACCGTGTTCAGGCTCCAAGGTCTTCCTATCGCCCGGAAATACATACGGCTTCCCCAATCAGGTGGCGGATTGCCGCCCGAAGGCATAAGAGAAATTGCCTGTTTGCGACGGTTGAGAAACTACTCTCCCAGCGATAGAAGAAATTGCATTGATGTTCTCCACATTGAGATATCGAAGACGAACATAATGCTTGACTTGGAGTTGATGACCGGCGGAACTCTCGGTGAGCTTCTAAGCGAGACGAGGCTGGGTCCTGAACTCGTATTAtcgtactctgtacagatCCTTCGAGGCCTTCAATTTCTTCACGACGTCGGAATTACTCATCGTGATCTTAAGCCCAATAACATCTTGCTTTCTTCTCCCAACGGGTTGAAAATAGCAGACTTTGGGCTCTCTCATGTTATAAGCGGCTGTGAACCACGAACACCGTTG GTGTGCACGCTGTATTATAGACCACCAGAGCTCCTCCGAGCAAATGTGTTCCTAAATAAGGTTCGTGGTCTGACGTACACCTCCGCCATCGACAATTGGTCTGCCGGCTGCATCCTTCGGGAAATGATTGTGGGGCTGGGCCCGGTGTTCCGACCGGCGAGGACAATTTACTCGTCGACTACGAGTTCgatcgagcagctcgacgcaATCATCAA GAAGTTCTATTTATCCTCCGGCTTCATTAACGAAAAGCTTGCTACAAGCTTCTGTAACTCAACCTTGAAGCTTCCCGAGATTACGATTTCACCTCCATTGATGAACCAGATCCTTGAGGTCACACAA CTTCTGTTGATCCCGAATCCGGAGTTCCGCTGCGCCGCAGGGACAGCGCTGAAGACTCTCGAGCAACTAGACTCAACTTGA